The following are encoded in a window of Microcaecilia unicolor chromosome 7, aMicUni1.1, whole genome shotgun sequence genomic DNA:
- the SOWAHD gene encoding ankyrin repeat domain-containing protein SOWAHD, with translation MAQVASGSAAPRSPNSGSGATGSRSPRRPLAKSLTLREGQRGATRWCREQGEGGAEPADRSSSLLGSVSLRRRGLRESLLSYAGGTLPLAGLWMAAAPGKEEEEEGAAWLALDPAEHEWMLTAAEGNYEALEERLRADPSLLSRRDFVTGYSAVHWIAKHGRHEDLIRLLAFAQSCGRALDVNAPARGGLTPLHLAAMQGHDLLLKLLIGAFGADVHRRDHSGRQAWQYLRADAPPELRELAGAPEKEEPVPRGRSVTLATLNSNNNNCPRGSGPPTTLRTIVGRALAVLRLW, from the coding sequence ATGGCACAGGTGGCCTCCGGCTCCGCGGCACCCAGATCCCCCAACTCGGGAAGCGGAGCGACCGGCAGCCGCAGCCCCAGGCGACCCCTAGCCAAGAGCCTGACCCTCCGGGAGGGCCAGCGGGGGGCGACGCGATGGTGCCGGGAGCAGGGGGAGGGCGGCGCAGAGCCGGCCGATCGCAGCTCCTCTCTCCTGGGCAGCGTGAGCCTGAGGCGGCGGGGGCTGCGGGAGAGCCTGCTGAGCTATGCCGGGGGAACGCTGCCTCTGGCTGGGCTCTGGATGGCGGCGGCCccggggaaggaggaggaggaggagggagccgCCTGGCTGGCCCTGGACCCTGCCGAGCACGAGTGGATGCTGACGGCGGCCGAGGGCAACTACGAGGCGCTGGAGGAGCGGCTCCGCGCCGACCCCAGCCTGCTCTCTCGGCGGGATTTCGTCACCGGCTACTCGGCCGTGCACTGGATCGCCAAACACGGCCGCCACGAGGACCTGATCCGCCTGCTCGCCTTCGCCCAGAGCTGCGGCCGGGCCCTGGACGTGAACGCGCCGGCCCGCGGGGGCCTCACCCCACTGCACCTGGCCGCCATGCAGGGCCACGACTTGCTGCTCAAGCTGCTGATCGGAGCCTTTGGAGCCGACGTGCACCGGCGGGACCACAGCGGGCGGCAGGCCTGGCAGTACCTGCGGGCTGACGCGCCCCCGGAGCTCCGTGAGCTGGCTGGTGCCCCAGAGAAGGAGGAGCCTGTTCCGCGGGGGCGGAGCGTCACCCTGGCAACCCTCAACAGCAACAACAATAACTGTCCCCGTGGCTCCGGGCCGCCCACAACCCTACGCACTATCGTGGGCCGCGCGCTGGCCGTTCTCCGTCTCTGGTGA